The proteins below are encoded in one region of Aspergillus nidulans FGSC A4 chromosome III:
- a CDS encoding putative alanine--tRNA ligase (transcript_id=CADANIAT00006370) has protein sequence MVYHILLLISEYTSDIAQSTEALYLDDATLCTTSTQVTSSKSFANLNDEEKRLARNISSGADEDRTEDIFAVTTQQTVFYPQGGGQPSDTGIIAISFDGKILHFGRFAKVPLIKQPYFTAHQPVTLHIDAAKRNYHSRLHTAGHVLGLAMRLLSTTLGERKKVKANHFPREACLEFEGLLYNEHKPLIQAKVDEITDMDLDVRISWWSEEEVERRRDELDMVEGREVGGMGRVRVAEIGDLDANPCGGTHVVSTKRTGRIVIRKISRQKGISRVSYEVPVSLE, from the exons ATGGTATACCATATTTTACTTCTAATCAGTGAGTACACCTCTGACATCGCACAGTCCACCGAAGCCCTGTACCTAGACGACGCCACCCTATGCACAACAAGCACGCAAGTAACCTCTTCCAAGTCGTTTGCCAATCTAAACGATGAGGAAAAGAGGCTTGCAAGGAACATCAGCTCTGGAGCCGACGAAGACAGGACCGAGGATATCTTCGCCGTCACGACACAACAAACGGTCTTTTACCCACAAGGCGGGGGACAACCAAGTGATACGGGTATTATCGCAATCTCATT CGACGGGAAGATCCTCCATTTCGGACGATTCGCTAAGGTCCCTTTAATCAAGCAACCATATTTCACTGCACACCAGCCGGTAACCTTGCATATTGATGCTGCCAAACGCAACTATCACTCGCGCTTACACACAGCGGGTCACGTTCTCGGCCTCGCAATGCGCCTTTTATCTACGACACTGGGCGAGCGCAAAAAGGTCAAGGCGAACCATTTCCCCCGCGAGGCGTGCTTGGAGTTCGAAGGATTGCTGTATAATGAGCATAAGCCGCTCATCCAGGCAAAAGTCGACGAAATCACTGATATGGATCTTGATGTGAGGATTAGCTGGtggagcgaggaggaggttgagaggcGCAGAGACGAGCTTGATATGGTGGAAGGGCGAGAGGTGGGCGGGATGGGGAGAGTGAGGGTTGCGGAGATTGGGGATCTGGACGCGAATCCGTGTGGGGGGACGCATGTGGTGAGCACGAAAAGAACGGGAAGGATTGTGATTAGGAAGATTAGTAGGCAGAAAGGGATCAGTAGGGTTTCGTACGAGGTCCCTGTCTCTTTAGAGTAG